TCGACATGGTTGTGGGTATCAATGCAAATCGTTTTGGCAACGATGGCCGCCACCCGTGGGTCGATCCGGACCCGGTCGGTAGCCCACGACGCCAGCGCGTTTGTCCTCATGACCACACTCGCCCCCGCGACAGAAGAAAGGAAGTTCCGTCGTGACCATTGACGTTGATGTTTCATTACGAGTTAAAATTAATCGATTGACGGGTAGGGCGTAACGGCCCTACCAACGGGTTGTTTTACAGGGTATTTAATACCTTCGACTAACAGGCCGTCAGGAGAAGGGAAGTTGCTTGACCTGTTGAAGTCGCCACCAGCCAATCAGCGTGAGCAGGGCCAGCCCTCCCAGCAACCACCAGGCTTGCCGGGCCATCTGCTCGACAACCCAAGTTACGGCGTTTGGCTCACCGGACAGGCGTTCAATGACCCACGCAATGGCTGCTACTCCGGCCAATACGGCTCCTGTACGCCGTAAACCGCCGTAATAGGGCGTCTGACTCAGCAGTAGTAACCACGGAATGATAAGGGTGATGATACCGACCTGCATCAGTTCAATACCGAGATTAAAACCCAGAATACTCAGGGCCATTGGACCGGCATCGAGATGCAGATTAATCAGTGTACCCGCAAAGGCCAGGCCGTGCACCAGACCGAAGCCAGCCGCAACCCAGGCTTCCCGACTGACCGCAGTCCGGCCCGAAAACAGGGGACGAAACGCATGAACCGCTGATACGAGGATAGATAGCGCAATGAGCACCTCAACGGGTTGGCCGGGCAACCGAATCCAGCCCAGGGCACCCAACAGCAGGGTAAGCGAATGACCAAGCGTAAAGGCGCTGACGATCATAAGTATACGCCTGAAACTATAGCGAATCCCACCAAACTCACCCCAGGACAGTCTTCGGTCAGGCCCGCCAGTGACCAGCAACGGGGCCGGTAACAGGAGCACCAGCAGAAAAAGCAGATGATCCGTGCCTTCCGAAATGTGCCGGATACCCAGCTGCACCATCGCCCGAAACCCATCCCAGGTACTACCCGCTTCCAGGCTGACGACTAAGGGCGGTATCCGGTTGTTAATAATATCCAGTTCAATAACGCCCACCTGCATCGGTGGTTCGTCGGAGACCTGCCCACGTGCCCAGTCCTGACGAACCGACACCAAAATTTTATGCGTCACCACCTGGTGCAGAACGACATCATACCGAAAGATGAATCGCCGGACGGCCTCCTCCGGCGAAGAAGCGCCAACGGGGGGAACCAGTCGAATTTG
This DNA window, taken from Spirosoma agri, encodes the following:
- a CDS encoding HupE/UreJ family protein, whose product is MKKQRCFIDLLSGWPVVFLLGLMATLWPNGSTAHPMPNSVVLLTIHGDRIDAEVQIPLSELQAAWGHAVNDSANGLVARVGPQLRDYLMKHIRPQSPDGRDWTVSVGALSVLETQNPINGMYRELVAQIRLVPPVGASSPEEAVRRFIFRYDVVLHQVVTHKILVSVRQDWARGQVSDEPPMQVGVIELDIINNRIPPLVVSLEAGSTWDGFRAMVQLGIRHISEGTDHLLFLLVLLLPAPLLVTGGPDRRLSWGEFGGIRYSFRRILMIVSAFTLGHSLTLLLGALGWIRLPGQPVEVLIALSILVSAVHAFRPLFSGRTAVSREAWVAAGFGLVHGLAFAGTLINLHLDAGPMALSILGFNLGIELMQVGIITLIIPWLLLLSQTPYYGGLRRTGAVLAGVAAIAWVIERLSGEPNAVTWVVEQMARQAWWLLGGLALLTLIGWWRLQQVKQLPFS